A stretch of the Archangium violaceum genome encodes the following:
- the thiS gene encoding sulfur carrier protein ThiS codes for MKIIVNGETRETASETLGALLLELGHGEAKVATAVNEAFVPATARDGLRLTAGDRVEIVTPRQGG; via the coding sequence ATGAAAATCATTGTGAATGGCGAGACACGCGAGACGGCGAGCGAGACGCTCGGCGCGCTCCTCCTCGAACTGGGCCATGGCGAGGCCAAGGTCGCGACGGCCGTGAACGAGGCCTTCGTGCCCGCCACCGCGCGCGACGGGCTGCGTCTCACCGCGGGCGACCGGGTGGAGATCGTGACGCCCAGGCAGGGGGGCTGA
- a CDS encoding Tox-REase-5 domain-containing protein, producing MAEEHRSPGAGKGPGTQLEAWPSARDRAWWAMGALALLVLGLLTACATGYPMGGTLAGTARHWERSQRVSPDAEECPRRAQASSATRPDAPREELETADAGAEDGENLGVVEVSAAGGDVAAVRPRRLSRCASKENAQEYLVGKDVGWPDGVGDGRPFEVPMTLDYVQGFLVQAGVPITSVPGDGSTLSPQQALALLPHLLSTPVTLRNFGPRRMAAHLLLEVATGGELVTRDELHTRMRRFSRLLVLRPDGYLVKAASGVALQKAGQVVLAEDGTLRAGRFEVGPFYAIDGGRLFLVDEKLEVPKGARPAGIYEPDDNPGLAVAEGAVLAVVDMVEGLYRLVFYTGETLEGLAQLPGAVRQLYENSPRLWEEFRHKPHAEKVRTVSRLATGMLLTVGTSGAGAAKAASWGGTLGSKTVPLLSLSGDGLLAVRLVAVPVGGAIAVAGNALSATYVLHMANTGAQGAGGGGGWPPVGGPGKWEPANESMSEDSRSYQSQVTGAPRGWVYRVWRNGEKADFDGYSLSEGVLQDGKAFNYAKHFDKNLDPKEYFQGAKKLLETARRQSRVANGVPIRWYVAEPEMVGILEKMLEKAGLPGIEVVYQRAVQ from the coding sequence ATGGCAGAGGAGCACCGGAGTCCTGGGGCGGGAAAGGGCCCCGGTACACAGCTCGAGGCCTGGCCGAGCGCTCGGGACCGGGCCTGGTGGGCCATGGGGGCGCTGGCGCTGTTGGTACTTGGGCTGCTGACGGCGTGTGCCACGGGCTACCCCATGGGCGGGACGCTGGCTGGCACCGCACGCCACTGGGAGCGCTCTCAGCGGGTGAGCCCAGATGCGGAGGAATGTCCTCGGCGGGCCCAGGCGTCATCCGCGACGAGGCCCGACGCTCCCCGCGAGGAGCTGGAGACCGCTGACGCCGGCGCGGAGGACGGCGAAAACCTCGGAGTGGTTGAGGTGAGCGCGGCTGGGGGCGACGTGGCGGCGGTACGGCCTCGGCGCCTCTCCCGCTGCGCGAGCAAGGAGAACGCGCAAGAGTACCTGGTGGGGAAGGACGTCGGATGGCCGGATGGGGTAGGCGACGGTCGGCCCTTCGAGGTGCCCATGACCCTCGACTACGTCCAGGGCTTCCTCGTACAGGCCGGGGTGCCCATCACCTCGGTACCCGGAGACGGGAGCACGCTGTCGCCCCAACAGGCGTTGGCGCTGCTGCCACACCTGCTCTCCACACCGGTGACGCTGCGCAACTTCGGCCCGCGACGCATGGCGGCGCACCTGCTCCTGGAGGTCGCCACGGGTGGGGAGTTGGTGACGCGAGACGAGCTCCATACGCGCATGCGGCGCTTCTCGCGACTGCTGGTGCTGCGCCCGGACGGCTACCTGGTGAAGGCGGCCTCCGGTGTGGCGCTCCAGAAGGCTGGCCAGGTGGTGCTGGCCGAGGACGGGACGCTGCGAGCCGGGCGCTTCGAGGTGGGCCCCTTCTACGCAATCGATGGCGGGCGCCTCTTCCTGGTGGACGAAAAGCTCGAGGTGCCGAAGGGAGCCCGGCCAGCGGGCATCTACGAGCCCGACGACAACCCCGGGCTCGCGGTGGCCGAGGGGGCCGTGCTGGCGGTGGTGGATATGGTGGAGGGCCTCTACCGGCTCGTCTTCTACACGGGCGAGACGCTCGAGGGGCTGGCGCAGCTCCCGGGCGCCGTGCGGCAGCTCTACGAGAACTCGCCGCGGCTGTGGGAGGAGTTCCGCCACAAACCTCATGCGGAAAAGGTGCGCACCGTCTCCAGGCTCGCGACGGGCATGCTCCTGACGGTGGGCACCTCGGGGGCGGGAGCTGCGAAGGCAGCCTCGTGGGGCGGAACGCTCGGGAGCAAAACCGTCCCACTGCTGTCGCTCTCGGGGGACGGGCTCCTCGCGGTACGCCTGGTGGCGGTGCCCGTCGGAGGAGCCATCGCAGTGGCGGGCAACGCGCTGAGTGCCACCTACGTCCTGCACATGGCCAACACGGGCGCCCAGGGGGCAGGTGGCGGTGGTGGGTGGCCTCCCGTTGGCGGGCCCGGGAAATGGGAACCCGCCAACGAGAGCATGTCGGAGGACTCTCGGAGCTACCAGTCCCAGGTGACGGGCGCCCCGCGGGGTTGGGTGTACCGCGTGTGGAGGAACGGCGAGAAGGCTGACTTTGACGGCTACAGCCTCTCGGAGGGTGTCCTGCAGGACGGCAAGGCGTTCAACTATGCCAAGCACTTCGACAAGAACCTCGATCCCAAGGAGTATTTTCAAGGCGCCAAGAAGCTCCTTGAAACCGCCAGACGCCAGAGCAGGGTGGCCAATGGAGTCCCCATTCGGTGGTACGTGGCGGAACCGGAGATGGTCGGTATTCTCGAGAAGATGCTTGAGAAGGCGGGCCTTCCCGGTATCGAGGTGGTCTACCAGCGCGCGGTGCAGTGA
- a CDS encoding FAD-dependent oxidoreductase: MQTPTALASATTARNTPGPSGYTILGAGVMGLCTAVELASRGGRVTLVDPHPEPGPHACSWWAGGMLAPFCEGETAEEPVIRLGQTAADWWAAQGVEVVRRGTLVLALGRDRAELDRFAARTREHRWVGGEELSALEPHLDGRFHRGLFFPAEAHLTPRVALATLRARAAALGVAFARTAPEGQRIDCRGLAARDALPELRGVKGEMLVLRLPDLALSRPIRLLHPRIPIYLVPRGDGIYMLGATMIESAERGRASVRSVLELLSAAYALHPAFGEAEILEIGTDARPAFPDNVPRLIQRDGTLFLNGLYRHGYLMAPVLARMAADHLLSGEPVELLR; this comes from the coding sequence ATGCAGACGCCCACAGCCCTCGCGAGCGCCACCACCGCCCGGAACACCCCGGGCCCGAGCGGCTACACGATCCTCGGCGCCGGGGTCATGGGCCTCTGCACCGCCGTCGAGCTCGCGAGCCGCGGCGGGCGGGTGACGCTGGTCGATCCCCATCCCGAACCGGGCCCCCATGCCTGCTCCTGGTGGGCGGGTGGGATGCTCGCTCCCTTCTGCGAGGGCGAGACGGCCGAGGAGCCGGTCATCCGGCTCGGGCAGACCGCCGCCGACTGGTGGGCGGCGCAGGGGGTGGAGGTCGTCCGCCGTGGCACGCTGGTCCTCGCCCTGGGCCGCGACCGGGCCGAGCTCGACCGCTTCGCCGCCCGGACGCGGGAGCACCGGTGGGTGGGCGGCGAGGAGCTCTCCGCGCTCGAGCCCCATCTCGACGGCCGCTTCCACCGCGGGCTCTTCTTCCCGGCCGAGGCGCATCTGACGCCGCGCGTGGCCCTCGCCACCCTGCGTGCCCGTGCCGCGGCGCTCGGCGTCGCCTTCGCTCGGACCGCGCCCGAGGGGCAGCGCATCGACTGCCGGGGCCTCGCCGCGCGCGACGCGCTCCCCGAGCTCCGCGGCGTGAAGGGCGAGATGCTGGTGCTGCGCCTCCCCGACCTGGCCCTCTCGCGCCCGATCCGGCTCCTCCACCCGCGCATTCCCATCTACCTCGTCCCCCGCGGCGACGGCATCTACATGCTCGGCGCCACGATGATCGAAAGCGCCGAGCGTGGGCGAGCGAGTGTCCGCTCGGTCCTGGAGCTCCTCAGCGCCGCCTACGCGCTGCACCCGGCCTTCGGCGAGGCGGAGATCCTCGAGATCGGCACCGATGCGCGGCCCGCCTTCCCCGACAACGTCCCACGCCTCATCCAGCGCGACGGCACGCTCTTCCTCAACGGCCTCTACCGCCACGGCTACCTGATGGCACCGGTGCTGGCGCGGATGGCGGCCGACCACCTCCTGTCCGGCGAACCCGTGGAGCTCCTGCGATGA
- a CDS encoding immunity 52 family protein, with the protein MTERYYAGVYWPARLESAEECARRSATFFRLLSQCDEIYARWYEQGDTEEEALQREFTPDPATFLRFFQREENQLGRDGFSLGAWTGHAEDGRGGMVNLTCGDASGAYPNCCLIYLPRTDVEPVGTRVVAAPVLVNVLRALVLAWEPLFGVIATDEFRHALRLKRDPRGFVGWLTYLSRTRGEVPPLPAPVRVEPVEDKGTLIILAPERLSASNPQHLSLARRVQEVLDSKDLLRPVLSY; encoded by the coding sequence ATGACGGAGAGATACTATGCAGGCGTCTACTGGCCTGCCCGGCTCGAATCCGCGGAGGAGTGCGCCCGGCGCTCGGCGACTTTCTTTCGCCTCCTCTCTCAATGCGACGAGATTTACGCTCGTTGGTATGAGCAGGGGGACACGGAGGAAGAGGCGCTCCAGCGTGAGTTCACGCCGGACCCTGCGACGTTCCTGCGCTTCTTTCAGCGGGAGGAGAACCAGCTCGGCCGGGATGGTTTCAGCCTCGGGGCCTGGACAGGTCACGCGGAAGACGGGCGCGGGGGCATGGTGAACCTCACCTGTGGAGATGCGTCCGGGGCCTACCCCAATTGCTGCCTGATTTATCTCCCCCGGACGGACGTGGAGCCCGTGGGCACGCGTGTGGTGGCGGCTCCCGTCCTGGTGAACGTACTGCGGGCCCTGGTGCTCGCGTGGGAGCCGCTCTTCGGCGTCATCGCCACGGATGAGTTTCGTCACGCGCTGAGATTGAAGAGAGATCCCAGAGGCTTCGTGGGGTGGCTCACGTACCTGTCCCGAACACGCGGGGAGGTGCCTCCACTGCCGGCACCCGTCCGGGTCGAACCTGTCGAGGACAAGGGCACGCTGATCATCCTCGCGCCCGAGCGACTCAGCGCATCCAACCCACAGCACCTCTCGCTCGCTCGCAGGGTCCAGGAGGTATTGGACTCGAAGGATCTACTTCGCCCGGTGCTCTCGTATTGA
- a CDS encoding HesA/MoeB/ThiF family protein encodes MSRYARQTAVLGEGAQERLRAARILVVGAGGLGAPVLQYLVGAGVGHIRLVEPDRVEESNLHRQTLFRMGDLGQPKAEACARHLAGLNPESVVEPVVAALEPANAPRLIEGCELILDCADSFAVSYILSDVCLARGLPFVSASVTGREGYAGGFCGGAPSLRAVFPDLPQRMGSCAETGVLGPVVGVIGAMQAQMALALLAGETGVLGRLVTFDGATFRAGGFRFDGAEEPAHAPRFVSPSEITPGDLTIDLRGAEEAPLIHPAARRLSVAEVGPGMELPEPGQRAVLVCRSGLRAWRAAERLAAIWPGDIALVAAGDPSGNQS; translated from the coding sequence GTGAGCCGCTATGCCAGACAGACGGCCGTGCTGGGGGAGGGCGCTCAGGAGCGGCTCCGGGCGGCGCGGATCCTCGTCGTGGGGGCGGGGGGCCTGGGCGCGCCGGTGCTGCAATACCTCGTCGGGGCTGGGGTGGGGCACATCCGCCTCGTCGAGCCCGACAGGGTGGAGGAGAGCAACCTGCACCGCCAGACGCTCTTCCGCATGGGAGACCTCGGCCAGCCCAAGGCCGAGGCCTGTGCCCGCCACCTCGCCGGGCTCAACCCGGAGAGCGTGGTGGAGCCCGTGGTGGCCGCGCTGGAGCCCGCCAACGCCCCGAGGCTCATCGAGGGCTGCGAGCTGATCCTCGACTGCGCCGACAGTTTCGCGGTCAGCTACATCCTCTCGGACGTGTGCCTCGCGAGGGGCCTCCCGTTCGTCTCCGCCTCCGTCACGGGGCGCGAGGGCTATGCGGGTGGCTTCTGCGGCGGCGCACCGAGCCTGCGCGCGGTCTTCCCCGACCTGCCGCAGCGGATGGGCAGCTGTGCCGAGACCGGAGTGCTCGGTCCTGTCGTGGGTGTCATCGGAGCGATGCAGGCGCAGATGGCGCTGGCGCTGCTGGCGGGGGAGACAGGTGTCCTCGGGCGGCTCGTCACCTTCGACGGCGCGACCTTCCGCGCGGGAGGCTTCCGCTTCGACGGGGCGGAGGAGCCCGCGCATGCGCCGCGCTTCGTCTCCCCCTCGGAGATTACTCCAGGAGACCTGACCATCGACCTGCGCGGGGCGGAGGAGGCCCCGCTGATCCACCCGGCCGCGAGGCGCCTGAGCGTGGCGGAGGTCGGCCCCGGCATGGAGCTGCCCGAACCGGGCCAGCGCGCCGTGCTCGTGTGCCGCTCCGGCCTGCGCGCCTGGAGGGCGGCGGAACGCCTCGCGGCTATCTGGCCCGGAGACATAGCCCTCGTCGCCGCGGGCGACCCCAGTGGAAATCAATCATGA
- a CDS encoding thiamine phosphate synthase → MKLDRFYPIFDDVAWLPRALPLGVKLVQLRLKNREPDELRRQVAAARDLCRKAGAVLVVNDYWQLAIEEGCDWLHLGQEDLDGADLPAIRRAGLRLGISTHDPAELDRALSLEPDYVALGPVYPTVLKQMKWHQQGLERVTEWKRLIGDLPLVAIGGMSTARAPGVFAAGADIVSVVTDITLNPNPEARIAEWMEVTR, encoded by the coding sequence GTGAAGCTCGACCGCTTCTACCCGATCTTCGACGACGTGGCGTGGCTGCCCCGGGCGCTCCCCCTGGGCGTGAAGCTCGTCCAGCTCCGCCTCAAGAACCGCGAGCCGGACGAGCTGCGCCGCCAGGTCGCCGCCGCCCGAGACCTCTGCCGTAAGGCCGGCGCCGTGCTGGTGGTCAACGACTATTGGCAGCTCGCCATCGAGGAGGGCTGCGACTGGCTGCATCTGGGGCAGGAGGATCTGGACGGTGCGGACCTCCCCGCCATCCGCCGCGCGGGGCTGCGCCTCGGCATCAGCACCCATGACCCCGCCGAGCTCGACCGTGCCCTCTCGCTCGAGCCCGACTACGTCGCGCTGGGGCCGGTCTATCCCACCGTCCTCAAGCAGATGAAGTGGCACCAGCAGGGGCTGGAGCGGGTGACGGAATGGAAGCGCCTGATTGGAGATCTCCCCCTCGTCGCCATCGGCGGCATGAGCACCGCCCGCGCCCCGGGCGTCTTCGCGGCGGGGGCCGACATCGTCTCGGTGGTGACGGACATCACGCTGAACCCCAACCCCGAGGCGCGGATCGCCGAATGGATGGAGGTGACGCGGTGA
- a CDS encoding thiazole synthase, which translates to MPVFYGTEVASPLMLGTAQYPSPAVLAEAFRRSGAGVATVSVRREAGGERAGQDFWRLISGLGVRVLPNTAGCHSVREAVTTAQMARELFETEWIKLEVIGNADTLQPDPFGLVEAARLLVAEGFKVFPYMTEDLVLADRLLQVGCEVLMPWGAPIGTGLGLLNPYGLRSLRAHFPDVPMVIDAGLGLPSQAAAAMEMGFDAVLLNTAVAKAGDPAAMAEGFAKALEAGRLARGAGPMPPRDMAAPSTPVIGKAFL; encoded by the coding sequence ATGCCTGTCTTCTACGGAACCGAAGTCGCCTCGCCGCTGATGCTGGGCACCGCGCAATATCCCTCGCCCGCCGTGCTGGCCGAGGCCTTCCGCCGTTCGGGCGCGGGCGTCGCCACCGTGTCGGTCCGCCGCGAGGCGGGGGGCGAGCGGGCGGGGCAGGATTTCTGGCGCCTGATTTCAGGGCTCGGCGTGCGGGTGCTCCCCAACACCGCCGGTTGCCACAGCGTCCGCGAGGCGGTCACCACGGCCCAGATGGCGCGCGAGCTCTTCGAGACCGAGTGGATCAAGCTCGAGGTGATTGGCAATGCGGACACGCTCCAGCCGGACCCCTTCGGCCTGGTCGAGGCGGCGCGGCTCCTCGTGGCCGAGGGCTTCAAGGTCTTCCCCTACATGACGGAGGATCTGGTGCTCGCCGACCGCCTCTTGCAGGTGGGCTGCGAGGTGCTGATGCCCTGGGGCGCGCCGATAGGTACGGGGCTGGGGCTGCTCAATCCCTACGGCCTGCGCAGCCTGCGCGCGCACTTCCCCGACGTGCCGATGGTGATCGACGCGGGGCTGGGCCTGCCGAGCCAGGCGGCCGCGGCGATGGAGATGGGCTTCGACGCGGTGCTCCTGAACACCGCCGTCGCCAAGGCGGGAGACCCCGCGGCGATGGCCGAGGGCTTCGCGAAGGCGCTGGAGGCCGGGCGCCTGGCCCGCGGTGCCGGCCCGATGCCGCCGCGCGATATGGCCGCCCCCTCCACGCCCGTGATTGGAAAGGCCTTCCTGTGA